A region of Kiritimatiellales bacterium DNA encodes the following proteins:
- a CDS encoding DUF935 domain-containing protein, with protein sequence MKNPTLYDHLGRPIEFDDLDKDIATPISGVRDIWVDSTTTNLTPDRLHGIFTALRTGEISEFITLADDMEESNPHYQSVLGTRRNALAGIEPTVESADDSAAAKEQADAVWDLLRRPEFTDLVEDLLDGLGKGFAVSQMIWNTDAAVWYPREYKRVDQRWFQFTKETAELRLRDRDNKDGLPLAPFKYIIHYPKLKPSGFVAAGGLARVAAVAHMCVNYTVKDWMRFIELYGIPMRIGKYGPSSTNVDRNILKRAVMNIGADAAAIIPESMQIEFIETAAAAGGHVLFKTTADYMNDQISKVVLGQTASVSGTPGKLGNDTEQGEVRKDILKKDARKMAATLNMYLVRAFIDLNFGPQENYPAIKWVFKDSADLNQLGGFLAQTVPLGLKVGQSTIRDMAGLPDPEKNEEVLVPPSFSPDAGGTAFNRKNPVKRKAATALNNAEQDVVDELEEEATDGWKKQMTPIKDVIEALAEECETAEEFKARLPDALNKADLSELETGLALATFIARGEGDAETV encoded by the coding sequence ATGAAAAATCCAACGCTTTATGATCATCTGGGACGCCCGATCGAATTTGACGATCTGGATAAAGACATTGCTACGCCGATCAGCGGTGTGCGTGACATCTGGGTTGACAGCACAACAACCAATCTCACTCCTGACCGGCTGCACGGAATTTTCACTGCGTTACGAACCGGTGAAATTTCTGAATTCATCACGCTGGCCGATGATATGGAGGAATCTAATCCGCACTATCAGTCGGTTCTCGGCACCAGGAGAAATGCGCTTGCCGGCATCGAACCGACTGTTGAATCCGCTGATGATTCCGCCGCCGCGAAGGAACAGGCAGACGCGGTGTGGGATTTGCTGCGCCGGCCGGAGTTTACCGATCTAGTGGAAGATCTGCTGGACGGACTCGGAAAAGGTTTCGCGGTCAGTCAAATGATCTGGAATACCGATGCGGCGGTATGGTATCCGCGCGAATACAAACGAGTGGATCAGCGCTGGTTTCAGTTTACGAAAGAAACAGCGGAATTGCGCCTGCGCGATCGCGACAATAAAGACGGCCTGCCGCTCGCGCCGTTTAAATACATCATTCACTATCCGAAACTGAAGCCGTCCGGCTTTGTTGCGGCGGGCGGCCTCGCACGCGTCGCGGCGGTTGCACACATGTGTGTTAATTACACCGTCAAGGATTGGATGCGTTTCATTGAACTGTACGGCATTCCGATGCGTATCGGCAAGTACGGCCCAAGCTCAACGAACGTCGATCGGAATATTTTGAAGCGCGCCGTGATGAATATCGGCGCAGATGCGGCCGCGATTATTCCGGAGTCCATGCAGATTGAATTTATTGAAACGGCCGCCGCCGCCGGCGGTCACGTTCTGTTTAAAACAACCGCTGATTACATGAACGATCAGATATCAAAGGTTGTTCTTGGGCAGACGGCCAGCGTCAGCGGCACGCCAGGAAAACTCGGCAACGACACCGAGCAAGGTGAAGTTCGCAAAGACATTCTGAAAAAGGATGCGCGGAAAATGGCCGCCACGCTGAACATGTATCTTGTTCGGGCGTTCATTGATTTGAACTTCGGCCCGCAGGAAAATTATCCGGCGATTAAATGGGTGTTTAAAGATTCTGCCGATCTCAACCAACTTGGCGGGTTCCTGGCACAGACGGTTCCGCTTGGATTGAAAGTCGGACAATCAACAATTCGTGATATGGCCGGACTGCCCGATCCGGAGAAAAATGAAGAGGTATTGGTGCCTCCCTCGTTTTCTCCGGATGCGGGTGGAACGGCCTTTAATAGAAAGAATCCAGTGAAGCGGAAAGCCGCAACGGCTCTGAATAACGCCGAGCAGGACGTCGTGGATGAACTCGAAGAGGAAGCAACCGACGGCTGGAAAAAACAAATGACGCCGATCAAGGACGTGATCGAAGCGCTGGCCGAGGAATGCGAAACCGCTGAGGAATTTAAAGCGCGCCTGCCTGATGCGCTGAATAAAGCCGATCTGAGCGAACTGGAAACGGGACTGGCGCTCGCCACGTTTATCGCTCGCGGTGAGGGAGACGCGGAGACCGTCTAA
- a CDS encoding terminase family protein, with protein sequence MSKTGDKFFLPYQARWIQDMSRLKLMEKSRQIGLSWSTAYGLVRRKSLKTAKLDAWISSRDDLQARLFKDDCNNFAHILQTVIQDLGDQIIDEEKKISAYVLQLANGCRIHSMSSNPDAQAGKRGDRVLDEFALHPNPRKLYSIAFPGITWGGQLEIISTHRGSQNFFNELVEEIKHKGNPKGFSLHTVTLQDALDQGFLNKLKAKLPEDDPRQFMDAAAYYDFIRAGCPDEETFNQEYMCVPSDDATAFLSYEMITSCAYRFGDEWELPLTGALYVGVDIGRVRDFTAIWILEKLGDVFYTRRLIVLDNVPFSEQEAVLYQILELPSVRRCCIDNTGIGRQFAERAKQRFGEYRIEEVTFTAAVKEELAYPLRAAFEDRTVRIPDDRDVCADLRAVKKMQTASGNVRFAADRGTNGHADRFWALALALHAAKCAPEVYAYEPAVSKPAGEQRFRDTPDFFDEDNPQPASFGLM encoded by the coding sequence ATGTCAAAGACCGGCGATAAATTTTTTCTACCGTATCAGGCCAGATGGATTCAGGACATGAGCCGTCTGAAGCTGATGGAGAAAAGCCGCCAGATCGGTTTAAGCTGGAGTACGGCCTACGGCCTCGTCCGCCGAAAAAGTCTAAAAACCGCCAAGCTCGATGCGTGGATTTCCAGCCGTGACGATCTGCAGGCGCGGCTGTTTAAAGACGACTGTAATAATTTCGCACACATCCTGCAGACAGTTATTCAAGACCTCGGTGATCAGATCATCGACGAAGAAAAGAAAATTTCCGCTTACGTTCTGCAGCTTGCGAACGGCTGCCGGATTCACAGCATGAGCAGTAATCCGGACGCACAGGCCGGTAAGCGCGGAGACCGCGTGCTGGATGAATTTGCATTGCATCCGAATCCGCGCAAACTTTATTCGATCGCGTTTCCTGGTATCACCTGGGGCGGACAGCTTGAGATTATTTCAACACATCGTGGATCGCAGAATTTCTTCAATGAGCTGGTCGAGGAAATAAAACACAAAGGAAACCCGAAAGGTTTCTCGCTGCACACCGTTACGCTGCAGGACGCACTTGACCAGGGATTTTTGAATAAGCTGAAAGCGAAACTGCCGGAAGATGATCCGCGCCAGTTTATGGACGCCGCCGCTTATTATGATTTTATCCGCGCCGGCTGTCCCGATGAAGAAACATTCAATCAGGAATACATGTGCGTTCCGTCGGATGACGCAACGGCGTTTCTCTCTTACGAAATGATCACGTCCTGCGCGTACCGGTTCGGCGATGAATGGGAACTGCCGTTGACCGGCGCGCTGTACGTCGGTGTCGATATCGGCCGCGTGCGTGACTTTACCGCGATCTGGATTCTGGAAAAACTCGGCGATGTATTCTACACGCGCCGGCTGATCGTTCTGGACAACGTGCCATTCTCTGAACAGGAAGCGGTTCTGTATCAGATTCTTGAGCTGCCGTCCGTACGGCGCTGCTGCATTGATAACACCGGAATCGGCCGTCAGTTCGCCGAGCGCGCGAAACAGCGCTTTGGCGAATACCGGATTGAGGAAGTGACGTTCACTGCTGCTGTGAAAGAGGAACTTGCCTATCCGCTACGCGCGGCATTCGAGGATCGCACTGTCCGGATTCCGGACGATCGCGATGTCTGCGCAGATTTGCGCGCTGTTAAGAAAATGCAAACAGCCAGCGGCAATGTCCGCTTCGCCGCCGATCGCGGCACTAACGGCCACGCAGACCGCTTCTGGGCACTCGCACTGGCATTGCATGCGGCGAAATGTGCGCCGGAGGTTTACGCCTACGAACCGGCCGTCAGCAAACCGGCCGGTGAGCAACGGTTCAGAGACACGCCGGACTTTTTCGATGAAGACAATCCACAACCAGCGAGCTTCGGACTGATGTAA
- a CDS encoding phage protein Gp27 family protein: protein MPALSTIDRLNPEDRAWLEKQLVGRKFADYDGLLQVLNERGLEISRSALGRFGKEYKEYVQNIRRSTDMAIMLSREIGDDANAVGDATIRMVQVQLFEAIQNYDFSKLEDAKPHQLISALADLNRATVGQKKWMAEARRAMDASKKALQGIIQSGPTEENLRKAEEALKLL from the coding sequence ATGCCGGCTCTAAGCACAATCGACCGATTGAACCCAGAAGATCGCGCCTGGCTGGAAAAGCAGCTTGTGGGACGAAAATTCGCAGACTACGACGGACTGCTGCAGGTGCTGAATGAACGCGGCCTGGAAATTTCGCGCAGCGCACTCGGTCGTTTCGGTAAAGAGTACAAAGAGTATGTGCAGAACATCCGCCGATCGACTGACATGGCGATTATGCTGAGCCGTGAAATCGGCGACGACGCGAACGCCGTCGGCGATGCAACGATCCGCATGGTGCAGGTACAGCTTTTTGAAGCAATCCAGAATTACGATTTCAGCAAACTCGAAGACGCGAAGCCGCATCAACTCATTTCTGCGCTCGCGGATTTGAACCGCGCAACGGTCGGCCAGAAGAAATGGATGGCCGAGGCGCGGCGCGCAATGGATGCCAGTAAAAAAGCACTGCAGGGAATTATTCAGTCCGGCCCGACCGAGGAGAACCTGCGGAAAGCTGAAGAGGCGTTAAAGCTGCTTTAA